Proteins from a single region of Pseudorasbora parva isolate DD20220531a chromosome 22, ASM2467924v1, whole genome shotgun sequence:
- the cass4 gene encoding cas scaffolding protein family member 4 — METVLARALYDNTAETEDELAFRKGDIITVVEKNVAESIGWWKCSLHGRQGLAPANRLAPLSPAEAENVCKNLRAQRNYSGNHNIYQTPKATRPPGNPIYEEMNTIYKVPLQANPSPDKHMAQEDTERTRSPHEVLTAHPRTGTEIYDVPSPVRNLSLYTKPSIRQPLERKPSLMSRFEMLQNASCATVTMKKVATVHPLASHDPNYDIPMPSISEDIPKPPCNYSTMPKPCKSEWIYDVPVFPQKQGCEPGNYETMPTKTMNSNNSLYDTLPTHIWPERKHCVIQPLYDIPKQSNAAVQSCTDTGKETNSCIYDVPPCLKQIPKQQSLPEIFRRSHETFDWGKPGAMYNRLQHCHSMDRTASKQPVEGMIRTENENNKDHQRSSTVSTASSSSRSSCDSFMLSSPEPEPEPLREVTLSQEEAGNRLLELQEVVCQSVPKLMLFVSSQWRSKEHLEQHLHKIRKAAEDVTDSVTCFLNFALDVRGNAQRLTDSNLQTRLLKQLSIVEDSGLILQQAASALQDLGWLLDKLVQDAGQSQTPDHLERFVMVARTVPEDVKRLVSILNANGKLLFRVLTKESDMVEDEGSSEWKIKREPMVDSGIDESDYVQLQTKKEFDQQPKPGKSTFKLKKNCDILKKQVSKSPSISDHCRLYFGAIQKAISVFRSSVNDGQPPEKFISHSKLVIMVGQRLVNTLCSEAKSREANREMLTMSNQLCAHLKQLALVTKKAAVNFPDKLAVQEAEDTAKELAQRVQHFRMSLDP; from the exons ACCGTGTTAGCCAGAGCTCTTTATGACAACACAGCCGAAACTGAAGACGAGCTGGCTTTTCGCAAAGGTGACATCATCACGGTGGTAGAGAAAAATGTGGCGGAGAGCATTGGTTGGTGGAAGTGTTCTCTGCATGGACGTCAGGGCCTGGCACCGGCGAACCGCCTGGCTCCTCTTTCCCCAGCAGAGGCTGAGAACGTTTGCAAAAACTTAAGGGCACAGAGGAACTACTCGGGCAACCATAACATCTATCAAACTCCAAAAGCTACCAGGCCACCAGGGAATCCGATTTATGAAGAAATGAATACAATATATAAAGTGCCCCTTCAAGCCAACCCCTCACCAGATAAGCACATGGCACAAGAGGATACAGAACGAACCAGATCTCCACATGAA GTTCTTACTGCTCATCCCAGAACTGGTACAGAAATATATGATGTCCCAAGCCCCGTGAGAAACCTCTCCTTATACACA AAGCCATCTATACGGCAGCCTTTGGAAAGGAAACCATCACTGATGTCAAGATTTGAAATGCTACAAAATGCGAGCTGCGCAACTGTAACCATGAAAAAG GTTGCTACTGTACACCCATTAGCTTCCCATGACCCCAATTATGACATCCCAATGCCCTCCATCAGTGAGGATATTCCAAAGCCTCCATGTAATTATAGCACCATGCCGAAACCCTGTAAGTCTGAATGGATTTATGATGTGCCTGTCTTCCCACAAAAACAAGGATGTGAACCTGGCAACTACGAAACCATGCCAACCAAAACTATGAACTCAAACAACTCTCTTTATGACACTTTGCCAACACACATTTGGCCTGAAAGGAAGCACTGTGTCATCCAGCCCCTCTATGACATCCCCAAACAGAGCAATGCAGCAGTGCAATCTTGCACAGACACTGGGAAAGAAACAAATTCATGCATCTATGATGTCCCACCTTGCCTTAAACAAATACCCAAACAACAAAGCCTTCCTGAAATCTTTCGAAGGAGCCATGAAACCTTTGATTGGGGTAAACCTGGAGCCATGTATAACCGACTTCAACATTGCCACTCAATGGACAGGACAGCATCCAAGCAGCCTGTGGAAGGGATGATTAGAACAGAAAATGAAAATAACAAAGACCACCAGAGGAGCTCAACGGTGTCCACGGCTTCCAGTTCTTCCAGGAGCTCCTGCGACTCCTTCATGCTGAGTTCTcccgagcccgagcccgagcccTTGCGTGAGGTCACCCTTTCACAGGAGGAAGCCGGCAACAGGTTGCTTGAGCTGCAGGAAGTGGTGTGCCAATCCGTGCCCAAGCTCATGCTGTTCGTCAGCAGCCAATGGAGAAGCAAAGAGCACCTGGAGCAGCACCTCCATAAGATCCGCAAGGCGGCCGAAGACGTGACCGACTCCGTCACCTGCTTCTTGAACTTTGCCTTGGATGTCAGAGGTAACGCGCAGAGGCTGACGGACTCTAACCTGCAGACCAGGCTCCTGAAGCAGCTCTCCATTGTTGAAGACTCGGGCTTGATCCTTCAGCAGGCTGCAAGCGCTCTGCAAGATCTGGGCTGGCTGCTGGATAAGCTAGTTCAGGATGCCGGCCAGTCACAGACGCCTGACCACCTGGAGCGGTTTGTTATGGTGGCTCGGACCGTACCAGAGGATGTGAAGAGACTGGTATCCATCCTGAACGCAAATGGAAAGCTTCTTTTCAGAGTGCTGACTAAAGAATCAGACATGGTGGAGGATGAAGGCTCATCTGAATGGAAAATCAAACGTGAGCCAATGGTAGACTCAGGAATAGATGAGAGTGACTATGTGCAGCTTCAG ACAAAGAAAGAGTTTGACCAACAACCAAAACCGGGAAAGAGCACCtttaaattaaagaaaaattGTGATATCTTGAAAAAACAG GTTTCCAAATCTCCATCCATCTCTGACCACTGCCGGTTATATTTTGGAGCCATTCAGAAGGCCATTAGCGTGTTTAGAAGTAGTGTGAATGATGGCCAGCCCCCTGAAAAATTCATCTCTCACAGCAAGCTGGTAATTATGGTGGGTCAAAGACTCGTGAACACACTGTGTAGTGAGGCGAAAAGTCGAGAGGCCAACAGGGAAATGTTGACTATGAGCAATCAGCTGTGTGCCCATCTCAAGCAACTGGCCTTGGTGACCAAGAAGGCAGCTGTAAACTTCCCTGACAAACTGGCTGTCCAGGAGGCAGAGGACACTGCCAAAGAGTTAGCTCAAAGGGTGCAACACTTCAGAATGTCCCTGGACCCCTGA